A region from the Sulfurospirillum oryzae genome encodes:
- the purM gene encoding phosphoribosylformylglycinamidine cyclo-ligase produces the protein MSTVSYKDAGVDIDAGNQFVENIKPLVKSTFDKNVIGGIGSFAGAYELPSGYQKPVILGATDGVGTKLKLAIDSGIYNTVGIDLVAMCANDLICNFGTPLFFLDYYAMSKLEIDAAVSIVKGIAEGCIQAECSLIGGETAEMPGMYHSKDFDLAGFAVGIAEKDEMNRLPHVKAGDILIALPSSGVHSNGFSLVRKLFFDKLGYTFDTEFDGKPLIETLLTPTRIYVKLFKALKSKINALAHITGGGIIENLPRVLPEGLQAHVYKSKIKTLPVFDFMSQYVEESEMHRTFNMGVGMILVVSPENVDEVLANSDGYVIGELKTGPKSAIML, from the coding sequence ATGAGCACAGTCAGCTACAAAGACGCTGGCGTCGATATAGACGCGGGAAACCAATTTGTCGAAAATATTAAACCACTGGTCAAATCCACTTTTGATAAAAATGTCATCGGAGGTATTGGTTCATTTGCTGGAGCATACGAACTACCATCGGGTTACCAAAAACCTGTTATTTTAGGTGCAACGGATGGCGTTGGAACCAAACTCAAACTAGCTATTGATTCAGGCATTTACAACACTGTGGGCATTGATTTGGTTGCTATGTGTGCAAATGATCTAATCTGTAACTTTGGAACACCACTCTTTTTTCTTGACTACTACGCTATGAGCAAACTGGAAATTGATGCTGCGGTAAGCATTGTGAAAGGTATTGCAGAGGGTTGTATTCAAGCTGAATGTTCACTTATTGGTGGCGAAACAGCTGAAATGCCTGGTATGTACCACAGTAAAGATTTTGACCTTGCTGGTTTTGCCGTAGGCATCGCTGAAAAAGACGAAATGAACCGCTTACCACACGTAAAAGCTGGAGACATTCTCATTGCTCTTCCAAGCTCAGGTGTTCACTCTAATGGCTTTTCTCTGGTACGCAAACTCTTCTTTGACAAGCTCGGTTACACTTTTGATACCGAGTTTGATGGCAAACCACTCATTGAAACACTGTTAACACCAACGCGCATTTATGTGAAGCTCTTTAAAGCGCTTAAATCTAAGATCAACGCTTTGGCGCATATCACAGGCGGTGGCATTATTGAAAATCTTCCTCGTGTTCTCCCTGAAGGGCTCCAAGCACACGTGTACAAATCAAAAATCAAAACACTCCCCGTCTTTGACTTTATGAGCCAGTACGTCGAAGAGAGTGAAATGCACCGTACGTTCAACATGGGTGTAGGTATGATCCTTGTGGTTAGTCCTGAAAATGTAGACGAAGTTCTTGCAAACAGCGACGGATATGTGATCGGCGAGCTCAAAACTGGGCCTAAAAGTGCCATTATGCTCTAA
- a CDS encoding YdcF family protein, producing MSSIYILSKLFAYLVLPPGIFIVLFFVASFYAKRFRLFFLANAIIFYLLSNSYVADWLLAPLEAPFNKSLEKQPADAVVVLSGGSHKGVANLPLGDEAYKRVSWGLMVAKSNNLPLLFSGAGINQDYSESDAFLDSVKEIKTYLALDIPSARGLQKKEFSLYVENKSIDTYENAKLSKQAFENAGLNEPTIYLVTSAYHMRRSIRLYEHFGFKVIPTATGFKISSKAKDAWDYLPNAYALCESYVALREYAGLLSLKFRGI from the coding sequence ATGAGTAGCATTTACATCCTCTCAAAACTTTTTGCATACCTGGTTTTACCGCCAGGTATTTTTATTGTCCTTTTCTTTGTTGCCTCTTTTTATGCTAAACGCTTTCGTCTTTTTTTCCTAGCCAATGCTATTATTTTTTATCTTTTAAGTAACTCTTACGTGGCAGATTGGCTTTTGGCACCTTTGGAGGCTCCTTTCAACAAATCTCTTGAAAAACAGCCCGCTGATGCAGTGGTTGTTTTAAGCGGAGGAAGCCATAAAGGCGTTGCCAACCTTCCCTTGGGCGATGAAGCCTACAAAAGAGTTTCATGGGGACTAATGGTTGCAAAATCAAACAATCTTCCATTGCTTTTTAGTGGCGCAGGCATCAACCAAGATTACTCAGAAAGTGATGCATTTTTAGATAGCGTTAAAGAGATTAAAACCTATCTTGCTTTGGATATTCCCTCCGCTAGAGGCTTACAAAAAAAAGAGTTTTCTCTGTATGTCGAAAATAAAAGCATCGATACTTATGAAAATGCCAAACTCAGCAAACAAGCGTTTGAAAATGCTGGGCTTAATGAGCCTACCATCTATCTTGTCACTTCGGCGTATCACATGAGACGCTCTATTAGGCTTTATGAACACTTCGGTTTTAAAGTAATTCCTACTGCAACGGGTTTTAAAATCAGCTCAAAAGCCAAAGATGCGTGGGATTACCTTCCTAATGCGTACGCTTTATGCGAAAGCTATGTGGCGCTACGAGAATATGCAGGACTTTTAAGTCTGAAATTTCGGGGTATTTAG
- a CDS encoding EscU/YscU/HrcU family type III secretion system export apparatus switch protein produces the protein MNTPTPKPQKAVALKYDREKSGAPKVVASGKGEVANNIIKLAQEHDIFIKKDADLVELLSKIELNKEIPPMLYKAVAEVFSFIYKITGDKRK, from the coding sequence ATGAATACGCCAACGCCAAAACCGCAAAAAGCCGTTGCACTTAAATACGATCGTGAAAAAAGTGGCGCACCAAAAGTTGTTGCTTCTGGCAAGGGTGAAGTTGCCAATAACATCATAAAACTAGCCCAAGAACATGACATTTTCATCAAAAAAGATGCGGATTTGGTGGAACTGCTCTCTAAGATAGAACTTAATAAAGAAATACCACCGATGCTTTATAAAGCGGTTGCTGAGGTCTTTAGTTTTATCTATAAAATTACTGGCGATAAACGTAAATAA
- the fliK gene encoding flagellar hook-length control protein FliK, translated as MDISTTSLLANQLQTLDPKAMAKENAAKIIQNSADIPLSITAQKTTVIPNNAQEVIGQLLGSAVSEAKSKSAIFEILQNNQLFKNMGNFAEDIKSLTSLVKLDSTIAKPLALLQLFSKDIQQIDVKVLQEQIQNSGIFFESKLANIVTQKGVSETLQTLSSELQEHLSTPSKMITPLAKEINTIMDRLISTQDISSKEAQTSLKALLDLFRQSVKQELSSQSVPLFKEAYQNVQKLDYAIQQMDLITSKVENYPESMKIEEHFTTQVKVLLEMLKENLSALQLDDLQPQIDQLLGKDSLLKETNTVTIPPQEALVSTTIEKEPAQINSATLLATSNAKEVLKTAQPPLIEHSGENLEKAIVVDDAELIQKEASMPSSSLIMEQMNLSAKPPETIEEALKMVANRIKQQIDILDPKSTQQAEFTDKSTLIEQKIHSLIKPELFVGKAIAQKLSLDPTDVELLSDMKGVLTKLSDNLQTSPQNKEALEITNRLLTQIEYHQLVSYVSSSTHLYIPFSWDGLKGGSMMMKKSSDDNFHCQIDLDLEAYGKLNMMLLLSGEKYIDISIAAQKKELSEKITDRLNQLKQAFNEVGLITGNVKMLEYKDVSMVKNDYFSGEKLQFGINITI; from the coding sequence ATGGACATTTCGACTACTTCTCTTCTTGCCAATCAACTTCAAACGCTTGATCCAAAAGCTATGGCTAAAGAGAATGCTGCAAAAATTATCCAAAACAGTGCTGATATACCGCTTTCGATTACTGCACAAAAAACGACAGTAATACCCAATAATGCGCAAGAAGTCATTGGACAGTTACTAGGAAGTGCTGTGAGTGAAGCCAAGTCTAAGAGTGCCATTTTTGAAATTTTGCAAAATAACCAGCTTTTTAAAAATATGGGAAATTTTGCCGAAGATATTAAGAGTTTAACTTCCCTTGTGAAACTTGATTCGACCATTGCCAAACCTTTGGCGCTTTTACAGCTTTTTTCTAAAGATATTCAACAGATAGATGTCAAAGTGCTTCAAGAGCAAATTCAAAATTCTGGAATCTTTTTTGAATCAAAGTTAGCTAACATTGTTACTCAAAAAGGGGTTTCAGAGACGCTTCAAACACTCTCATCCGAGCTTCAAGAGCATCTAAGTACGCCAAGCAAAATGATCACACCGCTTGCAAAAGAGATCAATACGATTATGGATCGTCTTATTTCAACACAAGACATCTCTTCAAAAGAGGCGCAAACAAGTCTTAAAGCATTACTTGATCTTTTTCGCCAAAGTGTTAAACAAGAGCTTTCATCCCAAAGTGTTCCTCTCTTTAAAGAGGCTTATCAAAACGTTCAAAAGCTTGACTATGCCATTCAACAAATGGATTTAATCACGTCTAAGGTCGAGAATTATCCTGAAAGTATGAAAATCGAAGAGCATTTCACAACGCAGGTTAAAGTTCTTTTAGAAATGCTCAAAGAAAATCTTAGTGCTCTCCAGCTTGATGATCTTCAACCACAGATCGATCAATTATTGGGCAAAGATAGCCTTTTAAAAGAGACTAACACCGTTACCATACCTCCTCAAGAGGCGTTAGTTAGCACTACTATAGAAAAAGAGCCTGCGCAAATCAATAGTGCAACTCTTCTGGCTACCTCAAATGCTAAAGAGGTTTTAAAAACAGCACAACCGCCTTTAATTGAGCATAGTGGAGAAAATTTAGAAAAAGCCATTGTTGTGGATGACGCAGAATTGATCCAAAAAGAGGCTTCCATGCCCTCCTCTAGCCTTATAATGGAACAGATGAATCTATCTGCAAAACCTCCTGAAACGATTGAAGAAGCACTAAAAATGGTTGCCAATCGCATTAAGCAGCAAATCGATATCCTTGATCCTAAAAGTACTCAGCAGGCTGAATTTACCGACAAAAGTACTCTTATAGAGCAAAAAATTCATAGTCTTATTAAACCTGAACTCTTTGTTGGTAAAGCAATTGCTCAAAAACTCTCACTTGATCCAACCGATGTGGAGTTACTCAGCGATATGAAAGGCGTGTTGACTAAGCTAAGCGATAATCTTCAAACATCACCTCAAAATAAAGAGGCCTTAGAGATCACCAATCGACTTCTTACGCAGATTGAGTATCATCAGTTAGTCTCGTATGTGAGTAGTTCAACGCATTTGTATATTCCTTTCAGTTGGGATGGGCTTAAAGGTGGGTCAATGATGATGAAAAAATCCAGCGATGATAATTTTCACTGCCAAATTGATCTTGATCTTGAAGCCTATGGAAAGCTCAATATGATGCTTTTGCTCTCAGGTGAGAAATACATTGATATTTCAATCGCAGCTCAGAAAAAAGAGCTGAGCGAAAAAATTACGGATCGATTGAATCAGCTAAAACAAGCCTTTAATGAAGTGGGGCTGATTACGGGAAATGTAAAAATGCTCGAATACAAAGATGTGAGTATGGTTAAAAACGACTATTTTAGTGGTGAAAAACTTCAATTTGGGATCAATATTACAATATGA
- a CDS encoding replication-associated recombination protein A, which produces MINNFALFFRPKMIEALAGQKHLSGESSPFRKLLKSGSMSHALFFGPAGVGKTTLARIVANELDLPFYELDATSVKVEEIRKILSQHRGALQKPLIFIDEIHRLSKTQQEVLLLPMENHEAIVIGASTENPYFVLSSGIRSRMMLFEFYPLEYEDLKEIIERVREKIDFEIDEDALEYLISSSAGDSRALLNLLEFALKVDLHVKLETLKTLRPSALKDGVSSDNTHYNLISAMIKSVRGSDVDAALYYLARLIDGGESPDFIARRLVILASEDIGNANPNALNLASSTLTSVSKIGYPEARIILSQCLIYLACSPKSNSAYMAINSALEYVKNEKALKVPAHLKSPSSKGYLYPHDFGGWVEQKYLEKPLHFYDNLPIGYEKTLSEWLIKIKTKDKQS; this is translated from the coding sequence ATGATCAATAACTTCGCCCTCTTCTTTCGTCCTAAAATGATTGAAGCGTTAGCGGGGCAAAAACACCTGAGTGGTGAGAGTAGTCCCTTTCGTAAGCTCTTAAAATCAGGCTCAATGAGCCATGCTCTCTTCTTTGGACCAGCGGGAGTAGGAAAAACAACGTTAGCACGCATTGTGGCTAACGAGTTAGACCTCCCTTTTTATGAATTAGATGCCACAAGTGTCAAAGTAGAAGAGATTCGCAAGATACTTTCTCAGCATCGAGGAGCCCTTCAAAAGCCGCTTATTTTTATTGATGAGATTCACCGTCTTTCCAAAACGCAACAAGAAGTGCTTTTGCTTCCTATGGAAAACCACGAAGCCATTGTTATTGGCGCTTCAACGGAGAACCCCTACTTTGTACTTAGTTCTGGTATACGTTCACGCATGATGCTTTTTGAGTTTTATCCACTTGAGTACGAAGACCTCAAAGAAATTATTGAACGTGTGCGTGAAAAGATTGATTTTGAGATTGATGAAGATGCGCTTGAATATCTTATAAGCTCAAGCGCAGGCGATAGCAGAGCACTCTTAAATTTACTAGAGTTTGCACTCAAAGTGGACTTACATGTAAAGCTTGAAACACTCAAAACGTTGCGCCCAAGTGCCCTAAAAGACGGCGTAAGTTCAGATAACACGCATTATAACTTAATCAGTGCAATGATTAAAAGTGTTAGAGGCTCAGATGTGGATGCAGCTCTTTACTATCTTGCCCGTCTTATTGATGGCGGAGAGAGCCCAGATTTTATCGCTAGACGGCTTGTAATCCTTGCAAGCGAAGATATTGGCAATGCTAACCCCAATGCGCTTAATTTGGCTTCTAGCACCCTTACAAGCGTCAGTAAGATAGGCTATCCTGAAGCTCGCATTATTCTCTCTCAGTGTCTTATCTACTTAGCGTGTAGTCCAAAGTCCAATAGTGCTTATATGGCGATCAACAGTGCATTAGAGTATGTCAAAAATGAAAAGGCACTTAAAGTACCTGCCCATTTGAAAAGCCCTTCTTCTAAAGGCTATCTCTATCCGCATGATTTTGGTGGTTGGGTGGAGCAGAAATATTTGGAAAAACCGCTTCATTTTTACGACAATTTGCCGATAGGGTATGAGAAAACACTTTCTGAATGGCTGATTAAAATCAAAACAAAAGACAAACAGTCATAA
- a CDS encoding pseudouridine synthase — MRLNKMISHNTHYSRREADELIKAGHVKVDGQVVQDLSTQVSFKNKIELNGKALFEKHGYSVIVYHKQKGELVSKKDDRGRRTIYDTLPPQFGHYLSVGRLDFASEGLLLLCDSPSVVSALMHGDLERVYYVKINGMITPAMEKAMQEGLFLENARKGGHSHSEIRSMEFAPFVSYRIIKNNPTFSTIKVTINEGKNRELRRFFGYFDVDVVDLKRVSYGKIDLGMLKPGKHRYFDGGEYTALRDYLEYVKRDNDKIQGVDEDEEDDDQ; from the coding sequence ATGAGACTCAATAAAATGATTTCGCACAACACGCATTATTCAAGGCGTGAGGCGGATGAACTTATCAAAGCAGGACATGTGAAGGTTGACGGTCAAGTCGTACAAGACCTCTCCACACAGGTAAGTTTTAAAAATAAAATCGAACTAAATGGCAAAGCCCTTTTTGAAAAACATGGTTATTCAGTCATTGTTTATCACAAACAAAAAGGTGAGTTAGTCAGTAAAAAAGACGATCGTGGTCGTAGAACAATTTACGATACATTGCCGCCACAATTTGGTCATTACCTCAGTGTTGGAAGGCTAGATTTTGCGAGCGAGGGATTACTTCTTTTGTGTGATTCACCATCCGTTGTTTCAGCGTTGATGCATGGAGACTTGGAGCGTGTGTATTACGTGAAAATCAATGGAATGATAACACCAGCAATGGAAAAAGCGATGCAAGAAGGACTTTTTCTTGAAAATGCACGCAAAGGTGGACATTCACACAGTGAAATTCGTTCAATGGAGTTTGCGCCATTCGTTTCATATCGTATTATCAAAAACAATCCAACATTTTCGACTATTAAAGTGACTATCAATGAAGGTAAAAACAGAGAACTAAGACGCTTTTTTGGTTATTTTGATGTTGATGTTGTTGACCTCAAACGCGTGAGTTACGGCAAAATTGATCTAGGAATGTTAAAACCTGGTAAACACCGTTATTTTGATGGCGGTGAATATACTGCACTGAGAGATTATCTTGAGTACGTCAAAAGAGATAACGATAAAATTCAAGGCGTTGATGAGGATGAAGAGGACGATGATCAATAA
- a CDS encoding KpsF/GutQ family sugar-phosphate isomerase has protein sequence MQDFKAIAKEVLELEAKELLNAALLIGDEMSAATNLIANIKGKLIVTGVGKSGLIGAKIAATLASTGTSSFFLHPTEAMHGDLGMVGKDDAVLAISYSGESEELIKILPHIKRFEIPLIGMARTIESSLGHYSDIFLPLHVEKEACPLDAAPTCSTTLTLALGDALAVCLMKKKNFQKEDFASFHPGGSLGKRLFVKVRDLMLTQDLPIVHETTRLKDAIITMSEGRLGNVLITDKENKLLAILSDGDLRRALMRDDFTMDTTAYEYATKNPKKLDDETLLASDALAFIETYKIQLLAITDKKGTLKGVLHIHHLVEAGIK, from the coding sequence ATGCAAGATTTTAAAGCTATAGCTAAAGAAGTATTGGAACTAGAAGCAAAAGAGCTTTTAAATGCAGCTCTTTTAATCGGTGATGAGATGAGTGCTGCAACGAATTTAATTGCTAACATCAAAGGCAAACTGATTGTTACAGGCGTGGGGAAAAGTGGACTCATTGGAGCAAAAATTGCAGCAACGCTTGCTAGTACAGGAACCAGTAGCTTTTTTCTCCATCCAACAGAAGCGATGCATGGCGATCTAGGTATGGTTGGTAAAGACGATGCGGTGTTGGCAATTAGTTATAGTGGTGAGAGCGAAGAACTTATTAAAATACTGCCACATATCAAACGTTTTGAGATACCTCTCATTGGTATGGCACGCACGATAGAGTCATCATTGGGGCATTACAGTGATATATTTTTACCTTTACATGTAGAAAAAGAAGCATGTCCGTTAGATGCTGCACCAACATGTTCAACAACACTCACGTTAGCCCTTGGTGATGCGTTAGCCGTTTGTTTGATGAAAAAGAAAAATTTTCAGAAAGAGGATTTTGCCTCTTTTCATCCGGGTGGAAGTTTGGGTAAGCGACTTTTTGTTAAGGTGAGAGATCTCATGTTAACGCAAGACCTTCCGATTGTTCATGAAACAACGAGACTTAAAGATGCGATTATTACGATGAGCGAAGGCAGATTAGGCAATGTCCTTATCACCGATAAGGAGAATAAACTCTTGGCGATTTTGAGCGATGGTGACTTGCGTAGAGCGCTTATGAGAGATGATTTTACAATGGATACTACTGCGTATGAATACGCTACAAAAAATCCAAAAAAACTAGACGATGAAACGCTTTTGGCAAGTGATGCATTAGCGTTCATTGAAACATACAAAATACAGCTTTTAGCGATTACTGATAAAAAGGGTACGCTTAAAGGTGTTTTACATATCCACCATTTAGTGGAAGCAGGAATAAAATAA